One genomic segment of Acinetobacter sp. C26M includes these proteins:
- a CDS encoding ABC transporter substrate-binding protein: MHKITRRELIKQTGLGIGAVAGMSLIGCSKTESSSSENADPSQTQDDTPKKGGVIKIGVINGNQAGNLDAHKPIGMSSAFRGWPLYAKLWEWGRDIQPKLALAEFAEPNNDGTKWTIRLKKGLEFHHGKTITADDVIFSLRRLTDPKLASPFAAYLYSLQRDGIKKRDEYTVEIPFVQGKGLVALPEAWMSWGGIVPTDYDPVKNVVGAGPFKLESFTPGQRSRFVRFENYWKENQPYADAIEIIDFKDQTGRLAALQSGQIDIAAGVSAEHIALIQANKRLNLVSSETDAWQSFDMNTSKAPFNDPRVRQAFRLIANRDDLVKRALAGQGRAANDLYSFSDPVYDHSIPQRKQDLNKAKALLKEAGFSNSLAVDLYTGPDSNAALVFAQHAAQAGVIVNVKQVEAATFADAVKQDWAFSTGSNVSRPFLLTVLQIDGPGAANNKTRFNNERFTELVHAALQQTDLEKRKVLVHEAQHIQHEQGGLLIWGFNNVLDAHSSQIGGVTPDRTGFAAWRTDEFWRRG, translated from the coding sequence ATGCACAAAATTACGCGTCGAGAGCTCATCAAACAGACCGGATTGGGAATTGGAGCTGTTGCTGGGATGAGCCTGATAGGATGTTCTAAAACTGAGTCTTCATCTTCGGAAAATGCTGATCCGAGTCAAACTCAAGATGATACCCCGAAAAAAGGCGGTGTGATTAAAATTGGGGTGATCAATGGTAATCAAGCAGGTAATCTAGATGCACATAAGCCTATTGGCATGTCCAGTGCATTTAGAGGCTGGCCGTTATATGCAAAATTATGGGAATGGGGCAGAGATATTCAGCCCAAACTCGCACTTGCAGAATTTGCAGAACCAAATAATGATGGAACGAAATGGACCATTCGCCTAAAAAAGGGTCTCGAATTTCATCACGGTAAAACCATTACTGCTGATGATGTTATTTTTTCCTTACGCCGTTTGACTGACCCTAAACTCGCTTCACCATTTGCTGCCTATCTTTATTCATTGCAAAGAGATGGTATTAAAAAGCGAGATGAATACACCGTTGAGATTCCTTTTGTTCAAGGAAAAGGCTTGGTTGCTTTACCTGAAGCATGGATGAGTTGGGGAGGCATCGTTCCTACAGATTATGACCCTGTTAAAAATGTCGTAGGTGCTGGGCCTTTTAAGCTTGAAAGTTTTACACCGGGTCAGCGCTCACGCTTTGTCCGTTTTGAAAATTACTGGAAAGAAAATCAACCTTATGCTGATGCAATAGAAATCATTGATTTTAAAGATCAGACAGGACGTCTTGCTGCTTTGCAATCAGGTCAAATTGACATTGCTGCAGGGGTAAGTGCCGAGCATATTGCTTTAATTCAAGCCAATAAACGACTGAATCTTGTTTCCTCTGAAACAGATGCTTGGCAATCTTTTGATATGAATACCTCAAAAGCACCGTTCAATGATCCTCGAGTACGTCAAGCTTTTAGATTGATTGCCAATAGAGATGATTTGGTTAAACGGGCTTTAGCTGGACAAGGACGAGCTGCAAATGATCTCTATTCCTTTAGTGACCCTGTATATGACCACAGTATTCCACAACGTAAGCAGGATTTAAATAAAGCGAAGGCGTTGTTGAAAGAAGCTGGTTTTAGCAATAGCTTGGCAGTTGATTTATATACAGGTCCGGATAGCAATGCTGCATTGGTTTTTGCACAGCATGCAGCTCAGGCTGGTGTTATCGTTAATGTTAAACAGGTTGAAGCTGCCACCTTTGCTGATGCTGTAAAACAGGATTGGGCATTTAGTACAGGTTCGAACGTTTCACGCCCTTTTTTATTAACCGTCTTGCAAATTGATGGGCCAGGTGCGGCAAATAATAAGACCCGCTTTAACAATGAGCGTTTTACAGAACTAGTGCATGCGGCATTGCAACAAACTGATTTGGAAAAACGCAAAGTTCTTGTTCATGAAGCACAGCATATTCAGCATGAACAAGGTGGTTTACTCATTTGGGGTTTTAACAATGTACTCGATGCACATTCGAGCCAAATTGGTGGAGTAACTCCTGATCGCACAGGCTTTGCTGCGTGGCGTACAGATGAATTTTGGCGTAGGGGGTGA
- a CDS encoding ABC transporter substrate-binding protein, giving the protein MSLVLDKKENSKEFVKSSLSEIWVTRCPVPTATGISLKRGTLIEKFEQHGIDVAVLQDARKGLSVHHFDHQLPALFREGGNVPALAARSEGAPSRLIGLTWIDEWQVIIVRPDSEISKPEHLKNVKVALPEYADKRAGSIFRAMSLQGIRGALQLANLTFRDVDFIEVPERAESPNQVRDASTYWSGLDALITGEVDAVYVKGASAVEAATKRGLKVGIDLDQFEDVTSRVNNGTPRPITVHEDLLKDHFDVVVDFLEELFDTADWAQDHLDEVLVILQDETIAGAESVATAYRNNFHKSLHPSLSEERLELLRQQKDFLWLHGFLERDVDLDTWVDHRPLLEVLKRRQNKQF; this is encoded by the coding sequence AGAGTAGTTTATCTGAAATTTGGGTCACTCGATGTCCTGTACCAACAGCAACTGGTATCTCACTAAAACGTGGAACACTGATTGAAAAGTTTGAACAGCACGGTATTGATGTTGCTGTTTTACAAGATGCCCGTAAAGGTCTATCTGTTCATCATTTTGATCATCAACTGCCTGCATTATTTCGTGAGGGTGGAAATGTTCCAGCATTAGCTGCTCGTTCTGAAGGCGCTCCAAGTCGACTTATTGGTTTGACGTGGATTGATGAATGGCAGGTGATTATTGTTCGCCCTGATTCTGAAATCAGTAAGCCAGAGCATTTAAAAAATGTGAAAGTTGCTTTACCAGAGTACGCCGATAAGCGTGCTGGCAGCATTTTTAGAGCAATGTCATTACAAGGTATCCGAGGTGCTTTGCAACTTGCAAATTTAACCTTCCGTGATGTGGATTTTATTGAAGTCCCTGAAAGAGCTGAGTCGCCTAATCAAGTACGTGATGCCAGTACTTATTGGTCTGGATTAGATGCATTAATCACAGGTGAAGTTGATGCCGTTTATGTAAAAGGTGCATCAGCTGTTGAAGCTGCTACAAAGCGCGGTTTAAAAGTTGGGATTGATTTGGATCAATTTGAGGATGTGACTTCTCGTGTAAACAATGGTACGCCTCGTCCAATCACTGTACATGAAGACTTATTGAAAGATCACTTTGACGTTGTCGTTGATTTTTTGGAAGAGCTGTTTGATACCGCTGATTGGGCGCAAGATCATTTAGATGAAGTGCTGGTTATTCTTCAAGATGAAACGATTGCTGGTGCAGAAAGCGTAGCGACAGCCTACCGCAATAACTTTCATAAGTCTTTACATCCATCATTAAGTGAAGAGCGCTTAGAGCTTTTAAGACAACAAAAAGATTTTCTTTGGTTACACGGTTTTCTCGAGCGCGATGTTGATCTTGATACTTGGGTGGATCACCGTCCTTTGCTCGAAGTTTTAAAGCGCCGCCAAAATAAACAATTTTAA
- a CDS encoding class II aldolase/adducin family protein, producing the protein MTTLIQTPLSPELNDFIESNREKAEFAFEVFRETRTITANGTVNFVERGPDNTLITFNYAGPWSKDKKSKVLVETIDGEVLLGRKNAGGRYNKLFREHADVTTISHVHAPNLGAWAQTHRTLPIRYVPVQRFHLFKELPIYIDRRQAEVDFILDQLKVDIEHRAILEANGGATVWGRQGLQETAEFILLLEEGAQIQLLAELAGGSREYGQGVLHQQWRMSGLTDKAKSLGLLPLH; encoded by the coding sequence ATGACAACGCTTATTCAAACTCCGCTATCTCCTGAACTAAATGACTTTATCGAATCGAACCGTGAAAAAGCTGAATTTGCTTTTGAAGTGTTTCGTGAAACCAGAACAATCACGGCAAATGGAACAGTCAATTTTGTTGAACGTGGACCTGATAATACCTTAATCACTTTTAACTATGCAGGACCTTGGTCTAAAGATAAAAAAAGCAAAGTACTTGTGGAGACAATTGATGGTGAAGTTTTATTGGGACGAAAAAATGCAGGTGGGCGTTATAACAAACTTTTTCGCGAGCATGCAGATGTCACCACAATATCTCATGTACACGCGCCGAATTTAGGGGCTTGGGCGCAAACCCATCGGACCTTACCGATTCGTTATGTGCCTGTTCAGCGCTTTCATTTATTTAAAGAACTACCAATTTATATTGATCGTCGTCAGGCCGAGGTAGATTTCATTTTAGATCAACTCAAAGTTGATATCGAACATCGAGCAATTTTAGAAGCCAACGGTGGTGCGACTGTATGGGGGCGTCAGGGCTTACAAGAAACAGCTGAATTTATCTTGTTGCTTGAGGAAGGTGCACAGATTCAGTTACTTGCTGAATTAGCTGGGGGAAGCCGTGAATACGGACAAGGTGTTTTACACCAGCAGTGGCGAATGAGTGGTTTAACCGATAAAGCGAAGTCGCTTGGATTACTTCCACTTCACTAG
- a CDS encoding ABC transporter permease — MSSLHWYQRNFFQTLIRERQVRFGFVVTTLVLIFALVGPLLAPFEPTALIGMTYGPPEGKSFLGYDYIGHDVWSRVLSGGASIIWMTLAASLIALMIGTSLGVFAAFARNRIDQFVTWLTDVFMAFPDLILVLLIVSMLGREPWLIVLTVSIAFIPGVVRLVRSVALNLVEQEYIEAARILGYSKTYILFREILPNMLTPLLIHLGVMLTWAVGMLSGLAFLGYGVAPPAADWGLMINENRAGLLVQPWAVFAPVIFIALFALGTNVLAEGVGRAAARIEEK, encoded by the coding sequence ATGAGCTCACTTCATTGGTATCAAAGAAATTTTTTTCAAACATTAATTCGTGAAAGACAGGTACGTTTTGGATTTGTAGTCACGACCTTAGTGCTGATTTTTGCACTTGTTGGCCCACTATTGGCTCCATTTGAGCCTACGGCTTTAATCGGTATGACATATGGTCCGCCTGAGGGAAAATCTTTTCTTGGCTATGATTATATTGGTCATGATGTCTGGTCACGCGTACTTTCTGGAGGGGCTTCTATCATCTGGATGACACTGGCTGCCAGTTTGATTGCATTAATGATTGGCACTAGTTTAGGTGTATTCGCTGCTTTTGCCCGAAATAGGATTGATCAGTTCGTGACATGGCTTACAGATGTTTTTATGGCCTTTCCTGATCTTATATTGGTCTTGCTGATCGTTTCCATGTTAGGTCGGGAACCTTGGCTTATTGTTTTAACGGTTTCAATTGCTTTTATTCCTGGCGTAGTACGTCTTGTACGAAGCGTTGCACTTAATCTCGTAGAACAAGAATATATCGAAGCAGCCAGAATTCTCGGGTACTCAAAAACCTATATTTTATTTCGTGAAATTTTACCCAACATGTTGACGCCTTTACTCATCCATCTTGGTGTGATGCTGACATGGGCTGTGGGTATGTTATCTGGTTTGGCTTTTCTTGGTTATGGTGTAGCACCTCCAGCAGCAGATTGGGGACTCATGATTAATGAAAATCGTGCTGGTTTATTGGTGCAGCCGTGGGCGGTATTTGCTCCTGTCATCTTCATTGCCTTGTTTGCGCTCGGAACGAATGTATTGGCTGAGGGCGTCGGACGTGCAGCAGCTCGGATTGAGGAAAAATAA
- a CDS encoding LLM class flavin-dependent oxidoreductase: MAVKLLWYLTSPDGPYPWLESGRWDTDYEHLQQVAITADRLGFYGSLMGTSEYETLAVAASLIPVTERLKFLVAQHPGEVQPAVLAKYAQTFDAFSKGRLLFNVVNGNDKGLAALGIHYTHDERYDFSKEYWTAFQQNYLGDTSGFDGEFIQIAPRLEGGSPMSKWRGPTQKQGVPLWGAGTSAKGVQHSVELLDVYLSFANTPPLLGEKFSKVAAEAEKIGRTLAFGTRLQIIVRETEEEAWQYAQSLLDKIDVNYAIEAVKRQLPPDETFESYQSPNPIVQRNLTLLRHGVLPRAKDFEIYPNVWTGPSLFGFDILSPAAGTALVGSAENIAERIKEYESYGVSAFILSGFPLIGEAYRVADLLFPLLELDHGFELPKLNKNSSIDSLLNQAVVV; encoded by the coding sequence ATGGCTGTAAAACTTTTATGGTATCTCACTTCTCCAGATGGACCATATCCTTGGTTGGAATCTGGGCGGTGGGATACCGATTATGAACACTTGCAACAGGTTGCGATTACTGCAGATCGGCTTGGTTTTTACGGTTCACTTATGGGTACCAGCGAGTATGAAACACTTGCTGTTGCTGCAAGTTTAATTCCAGTTACTGAACGTTTAAAGTTTCTGGTTGCCCAACATCCTGGAGAAGTCCAGCCAGCAGTTTTGGCAAAATATGCGCAAACGTTTGATGCATTTTCTAAAGGGCGCTTGTTGTTTAATGTCGTTAATGGAAATGATAAGGGATTGGCAGCTTTAGGTATTCACTATACGCATGATGAGCGTTATGACTTTAGCAAAGAATACTGGACTGCATTTCAGCAAAACTATTTAGGTGATACATCTGGATTTGATGGCGAATTTATTCAAATTGCGCCACGTCTAGAAGGGGGATCTCCTATGTCCAAATGGCGTGGTCCAACTCAAAAGCAGGGTGTTCCTTTATGGGGAGCTGGAACTTCTGCCAAAGGCGTTCAGCATTCTGTTGAATTACTCGATGTGTATTTGAGTTTTGCGAATACGCCACCGCTACTTGGAGAAAAGTTTAGCAAAGTTGCGGCTGAGGCGGAAAAAATTGGACGTACTTTAGCGTTTGGTACTCGATTACAAATTATTGTACGGGAAACAGAAGAAGAGGCTTGGCAGTATGCTCAGTCGCTACTTGACAAGATTGATGTCAATTATGCAATCGAAGCTGTTAAACGGCAGCTTCCACCCGATGAGACTTTTGAGAGTTATCAAAGCCCAAATCCGATCGTTCAAAGGAATCTTACATTGCTCCGACATGGAGTATTACCTCGTGCCAAAGATTTTGAAATTTATCCTAATGTTTGGACTGGGCCATCTTTATTTGGTTTTGATATTTTAAGCCCAGCAGCGGGCACAGCCTTGGTCGGTAGTGCTGAAAATATTGCAGAACGGATTAAAGAATACGAAAGCTATGGTGTATCTGCCTTTATCTTATCTGGTTTCCCTTTAATTGGAGAAGCCTATCGTGTAGCTGATTTATTGTTCCCTTTATTAGAGCTCGATCATGGTTTTGAGTTACCTAAACTTAATAAAAATTCATCCATTGATTCTCTCTTGAATCAAGCAGTCGTCGTTTAA
- a CDS encoding ABC transporter permease encodes MTTQSSKIETAISHQTITRSFEVPAWLPWFFTRLLSGVLVVFVISLIVFIATQALPSDPARVILGPEAPEATVQILREQLGLNDPILIQYWHWLSQLLQGNFGRSIDSNVPVVQIVQNYFGNTVALTILVIVITVPLSVVLGVWLSLRRDSKLDRIIVSSSILFKAVPGFVIAIWLMMFFSTSILHILPAASLLIPEQSAFSQIEFLVLPILTLALSLIPYLMRLVRGSMIDALESDYVTSARLRGIPERRIIWKHVLPNALVPVVQGTALTIRVLLSGALIIEVVFSYPGIGNALNAAIELRDIPTIQAIVLLLTICVVAVNLIADLITTLLTPKIRTAKRHKARSPGLRQALRLWKSGRPITVKPVNRRNALKNIQQGGGK; translated from the coding sequence ATGACAACGCAATCCAGCAAAATAGAGACAGCCATTTCACATCAAACTATCACTAGATCATTTGAAGTACCAGCATGGTTACCTTGGTTTTTCACACGGTTGTTGTCAGGTGTATTGGTTGTTTTTGTGATTAGTCTCATTGTTTTTATTGCTACACAAGCACTTCCATCTGATCCTGCTCGCGTCATTTTGGGCCCAGAAGCGCCTGAAGCGACAGTTCAAATACTTCGTGAACAATTAGGCCTGAATGATCCAATATTGATTCAATACTGGCATTGGTTGAGTCAATTATTACAAGGTAATTTTGGTCGTTCGATTGATTCCAATGTACCTGTTGTGCAAATTGTTCAGAATTATTTCGGAAACACCGTTGCATTAACGATCTTGGTTATTGTCATCACTGTACCACTTTCAGTGGTACTGGGTGTGTGGCTATCACTCCGTCGAGATAGCAAACTAGATCGCATTATTGTTTCAAGCTCTATTCTATTCAAGGCTGTTCCAGGGTTTGTGATTGCAATCTGGTTAATGATGTTTTTCTCAACCTCAATCCTTCATATATTGCCAGCTGCGTCCTTGTTGATTCCAGAGCAGTCAGCTTTTAGCCAAATCGAGTTTCTAGTTTTACCGATTTTAACGTTGGCCTTATCGCTTATTCCATATCTGATGCGTTTAGTTCGTGGTTCTATGATTGATGCACTTGAGTCTGACTATGTAACCTCTGCACGATTGCGTGGTATTCCTGAGCGTCGGATCATATGGAAACATGTTTTACCCAATGCATTGGTGCCAGTGGTACAGGGAACAGCATTAACGATACGAGTTCTGCTGAGCGGTGCTCTCATTATTGAGGTGGTTTTCAGTTATCCCGGTATTGGTAATGCACTCAATGCCGCAATTGAATTAAGAGATATCCCGACCATTCAAGCAATTGTTTTATTACTGACCATTTGTGTGGTAGCCGTTAATTTAATCGCAGATTTAATCACGACTTTACTCACACCAAAAATACGAACAGCCAAAAGACATAAAGCACGTTCGCCTGGTCTGCGTCAGGCATTACGTTTATGGAAGTCAGGTCGACCAATTACCGTCAAACCTGTTAACCGCCGTAATGCGTTAAAGAACATTCAGCAAGGAGGTGGGAAATGA